GATCTCCTCGTGGGTGGGGCCGAGGAGGTAGTCACCGCCCTTGCGGTCGTTGAGGCGGAACAGCTCCGCGCCGTACTCGGTCCAGCGGCCGGTCGCCTCGTAGGGCTCCTTGGGCAGCAGGGCGGGCAGCGAGACCTCCTGGGCGCCCACGGCGTCCATCTCCTCGCGCACGACCCGCTCCACGTTGGCGAGGACCTTCTTGCCCAGCGGCAGCCACGACCAGACACCGGCGGCGGTACGGCGCACGTATCCCGCGCGAACGAGGAGCTTGTGGCTGAGCACCTCGGCGTCCGCGGGGTCGTCGCGCAAGGTCTTCGCCATCAGTCGGGACATGCGCTGGACCTGGGCCATGGTGAACTCCTGCGGATGGGGGTCCCCCCTGCTCGAGCGAAGCCGAGAGCTTGGGGGAGGGTGGTACGCAGGAGGTTAGCCGGGGGCCGGTGGCGGGCGGAAATCGGTTACGGCTCAGAACCGTTTCGCCGGCGCCGGCAGCGGCAGGGGGGCGCCCATCACGGCGTACGGCCGGGCGGCGCTGGGGAACAGGACGCGGCGGGCCAGGTCCGCGTAGCCGAGGGAGCGGTAGAGGCCGCGGGCGGGGCTCTCCACGTCGATGGCGGAGAGGATCGAGCGCGGCTCGGGGACGCCCTCGGTGATCGTCGTGATCAGAGCGCGCCCGATGCCGCGGTTCTGATGGCCCGGGTGCACGTGGAGCTCGGTGATCACGAAGGAGTCGTCGAGCCAGCCGTCCAGGTTCTGGCTGCGCAGATACGGTTCGACGACCGTCGACCACCAGTGGCCGCGGCTGTTGGGCATGCCGTAGACGAAGCCGACGAGGCGGTCGTCGGGGGTGGTCGCGCCGAACGCGCGGGCGCCCGGGTAGGTGAGGTGGCGCAGGACGATCTGCCTCCGTACGGCCACTTCGTCGTCGCTCAGTCCGAAGGCGTGGGCCTGGACGCGCAGCGCGTCGTCCACGCGCGCGGCGAGGTCGAGCGGCGCGATCACGACATCGTCTGTCATGGGGCGACCCTACTTCGCGCCGCGCGCGTTCAGAACAGGACGCTCATGAAGGCGCCGACCTCGCGGAAGCCGACCCTGCGGTACGCCGCCCTGGCCGCGGTGTTGAAGTCGTTCACGTAGAGGCTGGCGACGGGGGCGATGTCCGCGAGGGCGTAGCGCAGGACGGCGGCCATGCCAGGGGCGGCGATGCCGCGGCCTCGGTACTCCGGGGCCACCCAGACTCCCTGGATCTGGCACGCCTGCGACGTGGCGGCGCCGATCTCCGCCTTGAAGACGACCTTGCCGTCGCGGTCGAGACGGGCGAAGGAGCGGCCCGAGCCGACGAGTTCGGCGACGCGGGCCTGATAGAGCAGGCCGCCGTCCCCCGCGAGCGGCGATACGCCGACCTCCTCGGTGAACATCGCCACGCACGCCGGCATGATCGTCTCCATCTCGTCCTTGCGGACACGACGGACGTACGGGTCCGGGACGATGTCGTCCGGGAGCCGGTCGGTGACCATCAGGGGCTGCTGGGCGCGGACCTCGCGGGCGGGGCCCCAGGAGGGCTCCAGGAGCCGCCACAGCTGGGCGGTGGACTCGGCGGGGCCGACGATGGACGAACACCGGCGTCCCGCCCTGCGGGCGCGGTCCGCGAAGCCGCGGATGGCCCGCGGGGTGGCGCAGATGGGGACGAGATTGGCGCCCGCGTAGCAGAGGGAGGCGAGCATGCCGTCCTCGTACCAGCCCCACATCTCGCCGCCCAGGCGCCAGGGGTCGAGGCCCGCCACCTGGACGCGGGCGGTCACGAAGGCGTTCGCGACCGGCTCGCGGTCGAGCACGGCGAGCGCGGCGTCGAGGTCACTCGGTTCGAGGACCCGGGTGGTGGTCTGAGTCAACACGTGCGGGGGCCTCACCATACGGTCTGCTGATCTCCGCACTGTACCTGGCGGGGGCGCCTTGTGCGGGGGCGCCTTTTGTCCGTTGGGGTGCCGTGCAGGGGGCGGGCTCCCCCTCGGTGGGGGCCGGGGCCCCTTTCGCCGCTCCGCGGCGTCATACCCACCCACCCACGCGTTGCTCCGTGCCATCGCCCTGGGGTAGGACGACACAGCCGGTACCCGGCCCTGCAGGGCGCGGTACGGGGTCCTCGGGCGGATCCGGGGGCTGAGACGTCCGGCGCGGGTACGGCCCCTACGGGGCGGGGCGGGGCGGGGCGCACGGGTGGGTGGGAAGCATCCGCCGCGGAGCGGCGGGACAGGGCGGTGCGGCATTCGACGCCGGCCCGGGGGTGCGGGCCACGGCCCCTACGGGGCGGGGCGGTGCCGGGTGCACGGGTGGGTGGGAGTGATCCGCCGCGGAGCGGCGGGGCAGTGTTGGGGGAAGTGCCGCATGCGCGGCCCCGCTGGTGCGGGGGGGGCGGGGCCGCAGGAGCGGAGGTGTGTGGCGTCAGCCCGCCACGGAGATCGTCGGCTCGCCGGAGGCCACGCCGTCCTTCTCCATCTGCTCCGCGATCTTCATCGCCTCATCGATGAGCGTCTCCACGATCTTCGACTCCGGCACCGTCTTGATGACCTCGCCCTTGACGAAGATCTGGCCCTTGCCGTTGCCGGAGGCGACGCCGAGGTCGGCCTCACGGGCCTCGCCCGGGCCGTTCACGACGCAGCCCATGACGGCGACGCGGAGCGGGACCTCCATGCCGTCGAGGCCGGCGGTGACCTCTTCGGCGAGCTTGTAGACGTCGACCTGGGCGCGGCCGCAGGACGGGCAGGAGACGATCTCCAGGCGGCGCTGGCGGAGATTCAGCGACTCCAGAATCTGGATGCCGACCTTGATCTCCTCCGCGGGCGGCGCGGAGAGGGAGACGCGGATCGTGTCGCCGATGCCCTCGGAGAGCAGCGCGCCGAACGCGACGGCGGACTTGATCGTGCCCTGGAAGGCGGGGCCCGCCTCGGTCACGCCGAGGTGCAGGGGGTAGTCGCACTGGGCCGCGAGCTGGCGGTACGCGTTGACCATGACGACCGGGTCGTTGTGCTTGACCGAGATCTTGATGTCGCGGAAGTCGTGCTCCTCGAAGAGGGACGCCTCCCAGAGGGCCGACTCGACGAGGGCCTCGGGGGTCGCCTTGCCGTACTTCTTGAGGAGGCGCGCGTCCAGGGAGCCCGCGTTGACGCCGATGCGGATCGGCGTACCCGCGTCCTTCGCGGCGCGCGCGATCTCCTTGACCTTGTCGTCGAACTGCTTGATGTTGCCCGGGTTGACGCGGACCGCCGCGCAGCCCGCGTCGATCGCCGCGAACACGTACTTCGGCTGGAAGTGGATGTCGGCGATCACCGGGATCTGCGACTTGCGCGCGATCGTGGCGAGCGCGTCCGCGTCGTCCTGCGTCGGGCAGGCGACGCGCACGATCTGACAGCCGGAAGCCGTCAGCTCCGCGATCTGCTGCAGCGTGGCGCCGATGTCGGACGTGCGCGTCGTCGTCATCGACTGGACCGAGACCGGTGCGTCCCCGCCCACGGCCACCGTGCCGACCTGGATCTTGCGGCTGACCCTTCGGTCGGCGAGCTTGGTCGGAACGGACGGGATTCCGAGCGATACGGCAGTCATCTGGCGAGCATCCCCAAGAGTGTGGATCACAGAGTGTCGAGCACAAGGTGTGCTTTCAGGTCCCGAGATCGGCGGGCTCCGGATTCGAGATTACGGCACCGCGCAGGGGCCGGGCACATCACGTCCGGAAGTCCACCCAATGGTGGGCGGCCCGTCACACAAGGTGCCGGGCCGCTGCAAACTTCCCGTAATCAGGAGATTCTCACCGGATTCACCACGTCCGCGATGAGCACGAGGATCGTGAAGCAGATGAAGATTCCCGCCACCACGTAGGCGACCGGCATCAGCTTGGCGACGTCGAACGGGCCCGGGTCGGGGCGGCGCAGGACCTTCGCCGCGTTGCGGCGCACGGACTCCCACAGCGCGCCGGCGATGTGGCCGCCGTCGAGCGGGAGCAGCGGCAGCATGTTGAAGAGGAAGAGCGAGAGGTTGAAGCCCGCGATGAGGAACAGCATCATCGCGATCTGGTTCTCCGGCGGGATGTCCAGGGTGAACACGTCGCCGCCCACGCGGGCCGCGCCGACGACGCCCATCGGGGAGTCCTGCTTGCGCTCGCCGTCGCCGAACGCCGCGTTCCACAGGTCGGGGATCTTGGACGGCAGGGCGATGATCGACTCGACGCCGTTCTCCATCATGTCGCCCATGCGGTCGACGGAGTCGCCGAAGGACTGCCGCACGATGCCGGTGGCGGGGGTGAAGCCGAGGAAGCCCGCGGTGACGTACTTGCCCTCCACGTACGCACCGTCGCCGTCGGTCTTGGTGACCTGGTTCTTGATCAGGTTCGCGTGGAGGTCGAGCCGCTTGTCGTCGCGCTCGACCGTGATGGTGGCCGGGCCGATGGTGTCGCGGATCTTCGACTGGAGCGCGGACCAGTCGTCGACGGACTGCCCCTGGAAGGCGACGATCTTGTCGCCGGGCTTCAGGCCCGCCGCCTTGGCGGGCGCGGCCTTGTCGCCCTTCTCGCACTTCGCGCGGTTCTCGCTCTGCTGGATGACGCAGTCGGAGACCTTGCCGACCTGGGTGGTCTGGCTGCTGATGCCGAACGTCATCATCACGCCGAGGAAGATCGCCACGGCGAGGATCAGGTTCATGAACGGCCCGGCGAACATCACGATGACGCGCTTCCAGGGCTTGCGCGTGTAGAAGAG
The window above is part of the Streptomyces venezuelae genome. Proteins encoded here:
- a CDS encoding GNAT family N-acetyltransferase, with translation MTDDVVIAPLDLAARVDDALRVQAHAFGLSDDEVAVRRQIVLRHLTYPGARAFGATTPDDRLVGFVYGMPNSRGHWWSTVVEPYLRSQNLDGWLDDSFVITELHVHPGHQNRGIGRALITTITEGVPEPRSILSAIDVESPARGLYRSLGYADLARRVLFPSAARPYAVMGAPLPLPAPAKRF
- a CDS encoding GNAT family N-acetyltransferase; amino-acid sequence: MLTQTTTRVLEPSDLDAALAVLDREPVANAFVTARVQVAGLDPWRLGGEMWGWYEDGMLASLCYAGANLVPICATPRAIRGFADRARRAGRRCSSIVGPAESTAQLWRLLEPSWGPAREVRAQQPLMVTDRLPDDIVPDPYVRRVRKDEMETIMPACVAMFTEEVGVSPLAGDGGLLYQARVAELVGSGRSFARLDRDGKVVFKAEIGAATSQACQIQGVWVAPEYRGRGIAAPGMAAVLRYALADIAPVASLYVNDFNTAARAAYRRVGFREVGAFMSVLF
- the ispG gene encoding flavodoxin-dependent (E)-4-hydroxy-3-methylbut-2-enyl-diphosphate synthase, coding for MTAVSLGIPSVPTKLADRRVSRKIQVGTVAVGGDAPVSVQSMTTTRTSDIGATLQQIAELTASGCQIVRVACPTQDDADALATIARKSQIPVIADIHFQPKYVFAAIDAGCAAVRVNPGNIKQFDDKVKEIARAAKDAGTPIRIGVNAGSLDARLLKKYGKATPEALVESALWEASLFEEHDFRDIKISVKHNDPVVMVNAYRQLAAQCDYPLHLGVTEAGPAFQGTIKSAVAFGALLSEGIGDTIRVSLSAPPAEEIKVGIQILESLNLRQRRLEIVSCPSCGRAQVDVYKLAEEVTAGLDGMEVPLRVAVMGCVVNGPGEAREADLGVASGNGKGQIFVKGEVIKTVPESKIVETLIDEAMKIAEQMEKDGVASGEPTISVAG
- a CDS encoding M50 family metallopeptidase, with the translated sequence MTTLMMILGIVVFVIGLLFSIAWHELGHLSTAKMFGIRVPQYMVGFGPTLFSRKKGDTEYGVKAIPLGGYIRMIGMFPPGADGRIEARSTSPWRGMIEDARSAAFEELKPGDETRLFYTRKPWKRVIVMFAGPFMNLILAVAIFLGVMMTFGISSQTTQVGKVSDCVIQQSENRAKCEKGDKAAPAKAAGLKPGDKIVAFQGQSVDDWSALQSKIRDTIGPATITVERDDKRLDLHANLIKNQVTKTDGDGAYVEGKYVTAGFLGFTPATGIVRQSFGDSVDRMGDMMENGVESIIALPSKIPDLWNAAFGDGERKQDSPMGVVGAARVGGDVFTLDIPPENQIAMMLFLIAGFNLSLFLFNMLPLLPLDGGHIAGALWESVRRNAAKVLRRPDPGPFDVAKLMPVAYVVAGIFICFTILVLIADVVNPVRIS